The Tepidibacter aestuarii genome contains a region encoding:
- the mreC gene encoding rod shape-determining protein MreC: MRSKKKNKNKLNKEVIVISLITITLLVIIGISIEGRYNNYLPSAVLDIITPVQRGFNKVFSVTSKNISGIINYKKNLNKIEQLSKENEDLKKKVIEIDLSKDELSELQNLKKSLNYIPEGYDQNYISASVISKNDGNWYDSFTISAGKKDGVIKDSIVVSGTGLVGKVYDVSDNYCKAISLINSKSAVSFEVLRKGEYTGVISQNISIDSNENFAGYLKGYLFDIKYEVVPGDMLITSGIGIYPKGIPLGEVEKVIEDKNNLLKYVKVKPYVDFKHIDKVLITRPRIVE, from the coding sequence GTGAGAAGCAAAAAGAAAAATAAAAACAAGTTAAATAAAGAAGTGATAGTGATTAGTTTAATTACTATCACTCTACTTGTAATTATAGGAATATCAATAGAGGGAAGGTATAACAACTATCTTCCGAGTGCTGTACTTGACATTATTACTCCTGTACAAAGAGGATTCAATAAGGTTTTTAGTGTAACAAGTAAAAATATTTCAGGTATAATCAATTATAAGAAAAATTTAAATAAGATAGAACAGCTTTCAAAAGAAAACGAGGATTTAAAAAAGAAGGTAATAGAAATAGACTTAAGTAAAGATGAATTAAGTGAACTTCAAAATCTTAAAAAATCTTTAAATTATATACCAGAAGGATATGACCAAAACTATATTAGTGCATCTGTTATAAGTAAAAATGATGGAAATTGGTATGATTCATTTACAATATCTGCTGGTAAAAAAGATGGTGTTATTAAAGATAGTATAGTGGTATCTGGAACAGGTCTTGTTGGAAAAGTATATGATGTATCGGATAATTATTGTAAGGCAATTTCACTTATAAACAGTAAATCTGCTGTTAGTTTTGAGGTTTTAAGAAAAGGAGAATATACGGGTGTTATAAGTCAAAATATATCGATAGATTCTAATGAAAACTTTGCTGGATATCTTAAGGGCTATTTGTTTGATATTAAATACGAAGTTGTGCCAGGTGATATGCTTATAACTTCTGGAATTGGAATATATCCAAAAGGTATACCTCTAGGAGAGGTTGAAAAGGTTATAGAGGATAAAAATAATTTGTTAAAATATGTAAAGGTAAAGCCTTATGTAGATTTTAAGCACATAGATAAAGTATTAATAACAAGACCTAGAATAGTAGAATAA
- a CDS encoding rod shape-determining protein — MNLFNMRSNDMGIDLGTANTLVYVRGNGIIVREPSVVAIRDDNKEVLAVGEDAKKMIGRTPGNIIAIRPMKDGVIADFDVTQSMLRYFIKKAYPKKSLFNSPRIAVCVPYGVTEVERRAIEEAAIQAGAKDAYLIEEPMAAAIGAGLKVEEPDGNMVVDIGGGTSEIAVISLGGIVTAKSIRIGGDEFDESIVNYVKKEYNLMIGERTAEDVKMRIGSAFKEEEEENMDIRGRDLVTGLPKTMNITSNEVREALKEPITTILEGIKATLEKTPPELASDIMENGIMLTGGGALLKGLDKLVREETHMPVHIAEDPLDCVAKGTGKSVENKEIFDKILMYGRKR; from the coding sequence ATGAATCTTTTTAATATGAGATCAAATGATATGGGAATAGATTTAGGAACAGCAAATACATTAGTTTATGTAAGAGGAAATGGAATTATAGTAAGAGAACCATCGGTTGTTGCTATAAGAGATGATAACAAGGAAGTTTTAGCTGTTGGAGAAGATGCTAAGAAAATGATAGGAAGAACTCCTGGAAATATAATAGCTATAAGACCTATGAAAGATGGAGTTATTGCTGATTTTGATGTTACTCAAAGTATGCTTAGATACTTTATAAAAAAAGCATATCCTAAAAAATCACTGTTTAACAGTCCAAGGATTGCAGTATGTGTTCCTTATGGGGTTACAGAAGTAGAAAGAAGAGCAATAGAAGAAGCTGCTATTCAAGCTGGGGCTAAAGATGCTTATTTAATAGAAGAACCTATGGCTGCTGCTATTGGAGCTGGTCTTAAAGTAGAAGAGCCAGATGGAAATATGGTAGTCGATATAGGTGGAGGTACTAGTGAGATAGCTGTTATATCATTAGGAGGTATAGTTACAGCCAAGTCAATCAGAATTGGTGGAGATGAATTTGATGAATCAATAGTAAACTACGTTAAAAAAGAGTACAACCTTATGATTGGAGAAAGAACTGCAGAAGACGTGAAAATGAGGATAGGATCTGCGTTTAAAGAAGAAGAAGAAGAAAACATGGATATAAGAGGAAGAGACTTAGTAACAGGTCTTCCTAAAACTATGAACATAACATCTAATGAGGTAAGAGAAGCGTTAAAAGAGCCTATAACTACTATATTAGAGGGAATAAAGGCTACTCTTGAAAAAACACCACCAGAGCTTGCATCTGATATTATGGAAAATGGTATAATGCTTACAGGTGGAGGAGCTCTTTTAAAGGGACTTGACAAATTAGTTAGAGAAGAGACTCACATGCCTGTACATATAGCAGAGGATCCACTTGATTGTGTTGCAAAAGGGACTGGTAAATCTGTTGAGAATAAAGAAATCTTTGATAAAATTCTTATGTATGGAAGAAAAAGATAA
- the radC gene encoding RadC family protein encodes MGHINKISIKDMAKNQRPREKIILNGVNSLSDAELLAILLRTGNKNMSSIELANCIINMDKSLGLKKLADTNIEDLKEIKGVGTAKACQIMAAIELGRRIARFIPDKKPKITSPDDVVDMYMEDIRYLKKEVFKAILLNTKNEIICDVEISVGTLNSSLVHPREVFIEAIKRSTNKIILMHNHPSGNPEPSREDKNITNRLIEGGKILGIDIIDHIIVGDGVYFSFKEKALI; translated from the coding sequence ATGGGTCATATAAATAAAATATCTATAAAGGATATGGCTAAAAACCAAAGACCCAGAGAAAAAATAATACTAAATGGAGTAAATAGTTTATCCGATGCAGAGCTTTTAGCTATTTTGCTTAGAACAGGAAATAAAAATATGTCGTCTATAGAGCTTGCAAATTGCATAATAAATATGGACAAGTCTTTAGGATTAAAAAAATTAGCGGATACTAATATAGAAGATCTTAAAGAGATAAAAGGAGTAGGAACAGCCAAAGCTTGTCAAATAATGGCGGCAATAGAATTGGGCAGGAGGATTGCTAGATTTATTCCGGATAAAAAACCAAAAATAACAAGTCCAGACGATGTAGTAGATATGTATATGGAAGATATTAGATACCTAAAAAAGGAAGTGTTTAAAGCTATTTTATTAAACACGAAGAATGAGATTATATGTGATGTCGAAATTTCGGTAGGAACTTTGAATTCATCATTAGTACATCCAAGAGAAGTCTTTATTGAAGCTATAAAAAGGAGTACGAATAAAATTATTCTTATGCATAATCATCCTTCCGGTAACCCTGAGCCGAGTAGAGAAGATAAAAACATAACTAATAGGCTGATTGAGGGAGGAAAAATATTAGGTATAGATATAATAGATCATATAATAGTTGGAGATGGAGTGTATTTTAGCTTCAAGGAAAAAGCTTTAATCTAG
- a CDS encoding Maf family protein, with protein sequence MNIVLASASPRRKELLFNLNLNFEIMKSDIDEFVNEKDTPESVAMSLSFQKAIDIANKTSRNSIVIGADTIVVFDGKILGKPKDEQDAFNTLKQLSGKYHKVITGICTLRLSDNKKIVDYEVTKVKMREFSEDEIKRYIKTAEPMDKAGSYGIQGYGSLLVEKIDGDYSNVVGLPVSKLGQILYRHFDVNII encoded by the coding sequence ATGAATATTGTATTAGCATCAGCTTCGCCTAGAAGAAAGGAATTACTTTTTAATTTAAATTTGAATTTTGAAATTATGAAAAGTGATATAGACGAGTTTGTAAATGAAAAGGATACGCCTGAATCTGTAGCTATGAGCTTATCATTCCAAAAGGCAATTGATATTGCAAATAAAACATCGAGAAACAGTATAGTAATTGGGGCTGATACAATAGTTGTTTTTGATGGGAAAATATTAGGGAAGCCAAAGGATGAACAGGATGCTTTTAATACATTAAAGCAGCTGTCTGGTAAATACCACAAAGTTATTACAGGTATTTGTACGTTGAGGCTTTCAGACAATAAAAAAATTGTCGATTATGAAGTAACGAAAGTAAAAATGAGAGAATTTAGTGAAGACGAGATTAAAAGGTACATAAAAACAGCAGAACCTATGGATAAAGCAGGTTCATATGGTATACAAGGTTATGGTTCTTTATTGGTAGAAAAAATAGACGGAGATTATTCCAATGTAGTAGGACTTCCTGTTTCAAAATTGGGACAAATTTTATATAGACATTTTGACGTAAATATTATATAA
- the rnfB gene encoding RnfABCDGE type electron transport complex subunit B — protein sequence MSLILNSVISLGAMGLLFGSGLAYASKKFAVEVDPRVEAINEALPGANCGGCGYPGCGGLANAIVAGDAPVNACPVGGSDTTAKIAEIMGQTAQDGEKTVAKVICKGTCNNAKEKSEYYGINDCRAAALVSGGSKSCQYGCLGLGTCVNVCQFGAIVIKDGIASIDRDKCVSCGKCLEVCPKSVIDWVPYSQEVVVECNSQEFGKDVKSKCAVGCIGCGICAKACPFEAITMEGKLAKIDYSKCTQCMVCTQKCPTKAISGELSKRKKAVIEEEKCVGCTICKKKCPVEAIEGELKQKHVVIEEKCIGCSECAKKCPKDAIKMK from the coding sequence ATGTCTTTAATATTAAATTCGGTAATAAGTCTTGGTGCTATGGGACTTTTATTCGGTTCTGGTCTTGCTTATGCTTCTAAAAAATTTGCTGTAGAGGTTGACCCAAGAGTAGAAGCTATAAATGAAGCTTTACCAGGAGCTAACTGTGGAGGTTGTGGTTATCCTGGTTGTGGAGGATTAGCAAATGCAATTGTTGCTGGAGACGCTCCAGTAAATGCATGTCCTGTAGGAGGATCAGATACTACAGCTAAAATAGCAGAAATAATGGGTCAAACTGCACAAGACGGAGAAAAGACAGTAGCAAAGGTTATATGTAAAGGTACATGTAACAATGCTAAGGAAAAAAGTGAATACTATGGAATAAATGACTGTAGAGCAGCAGCCTTAGTATCTGGTGGATCTAAATCATGTCAATATGGATGTTTAGGTCTAGGAACTTGTGTTAATGTATGTCAATTCGGTGCTATTGTAATAAAAGACGGAATAGCTAGCATAGATAGAGATAAATGTGTATCTTGTGGTAAATGTTTAGAAGTTTGTCCAAAATCTGTAATAGACTGGGTTCCTTATTCTCAAGAAGTAGTTGTTGAATGTAACAGTCAAGAATTTGGAAAAGATGTTAAATCTAAGTGTGCAGTTGGATGTATAGGATGTGGAATATGTGCAAAAGCCTGCCCATTTGAAGCTATAACTATGGAAGGTAAATTAGCTAAAATAGATTATTCAAAGTGTACACAATGCATGGTCTGTACACAAAAGTGTCCAACTAAAGCTATATCAGGAGAACTTAGTAAAAGAAAGAAAGCTGTTATAGAAGAAGAAAAATGTGTTGGATGTACTATATGTAAAAAGAAGTGTCCTGTTGAAGCAATCGAAGGAGAGCTTAAGCAAAAACACGTTGTAATAGAAGAAAAGTGTATAGGATGTAGCGAATGTGCTAAAAAATGTCCTAAAGATGCTATAAAAATGAAATAA
- the rsxA gene encoding electron transport complex subunit RsxA, producing MEIFLILVSSILVNNFVLSRFLGICPFLGVSKKVETAVGMGMAVTFVMTLASIITYFVQYYVLEPLGIQFLQTIAFILVIASLVQFVEMVIQKMSPTLYQALGVFLPLITTNCAVLGVAIINIDSNYNLIETIVNGMGAAIGFTLAIVLFAGIRERLELADVPESFKGFPIALITASLMAIAFLGFTGLV from the coding sequence AGTAAATAACTTTGTATTATCTAGATTCTTAGGTATATGTCCGTTCCTTGGAGTTTCTAAAAAAGTTGAAACTGCAGTAGGTATGGGTATGGCTGTTACTTTCGTTATGACTTTAGCATCTATAATAACTTATTTTGTTCAATATTATGTGCTTGAGCCGCTTGGAATACAATTTTTACAAACGATCGCGTTTATACTTGTAATAGCATCTCTTGTTCAGTTCGTTGAGATGGTAATTCAAAAGATGAGTCCTACACTTTATCAAGCATTAGGAGTTTTCTTACCACTTATAACTACAAACTGTGCAGTTTTAGGGGTTGCTATAATAAATATAGACAGTAATTACAATTTAATTGAAACAATAGTAAACGGTATGGGTGCTGCTATTGGATTTACACTTGCAATAGTTTTATTTGCAGGAATTAGAGAAAGACTTGAGCTTGCAGATGTGCCAGAAAGTTTTAAAGGATTCCCTATTGCTTTAATTACAGCAAGTCTTATGGCAATAGCATTCTTAGGATTTACAGGATTAGTTTAG